One genomic segment of Pandoraea sputorum includes these proteins:
- a CDS encoding DUF1328 family protein, which yields MLKWALLFALISIVAGLLGFTGIAAGAAGIAKILFVLFLVLFVVFLLLGLTVAKKIVD from the coding sequence ATGCTGAAGTGGGCTTTGTTGTTCGCGCTGATATCGATCGTGGCAGGCCTGTTGGGCTTTACCGGGATTGCCGCCGGCGCGGCCGGGATTGCGAAGATTCTCTTCGTTCTGTTCCTGGTGCTGTTCGTGGTTTTCTTGCTGCTTGGCCTGACCGTCGCCAAGAAAATCGTCGACTAG
- a CDS encoding methionine ABC transporter ATP-binding protein: protein MIELQNITQRFAGPKGPIDALSNISLSIERGEVFGIIGRSGAGKSTLVRVINLLNRPSDGSVRVDGQDLTSLSSDELRQARRRIGMIFQHFNLLSSRTVYQNVALPLELAGMTAADIRAKVLPLLELVGLTAQKDRYPSQISGGQKQRVGIARALASEPQVLLSDEATSALDPETTRSILELLKRINRELGLTVVLITHQMEVIKQVCDRVAVLDAGRVVEQGAVIDVFLRPRHEVTRALIGDVIAQELPEGVRQRVASRIGNGHDHLYRLAFSGAGVDQPLLSEAIRRYELDFNILHGQIDEIQGQAFGSLAVMAGGTPARVAEAMAFLASQGVVVEELSHVE from the coding sequence ATGATCGAACTCCAGAACATTACCCAGCGCTTCGCTGGACCCAAGGGGCCGATCGACGCGCTTTCCAATATCAGCCTGTCGATCGAGCGCGGCGAAGTTTTCGGCATCATCGGCCGAAGCGGCGCCGGTAAGAGCACGCTCGTGCGTGTGATCAACCTGCTTAACCGTCCCAGCGACGGCTCGGTGCGGGTCGACGGTCAGGATCTGACCTCGCTGTCGTCCGACGAACTGCGTCAGGCGCGCCGTCGCATCGGCATGATCTTCCAGCACTTCAACCTGCTCAGCTCGCGCACCGTCTACCAGAACGTGGCGCTGCCGCTGGAACTCGCGGGTATGACGGCCGCAGACATTCGCGCGAAGGTGCTGCCGCTGCTCGAACTCGTGGGCCTCACCGCACAGAAGGATCGCTATCCGTCGCAGATTTCCGGCGGTCAGAAGCAGCGCGTGGGCATCGCCCGGGCGCTCGCAAGCGAGCCGCAAGTGCTGCTCTCGGACGAAGCCACCTCGGCGCTCGACCCCGAAACCACGCGCTCGATTCTCGAACTGCTCAAGCGTATTAATCGCGAACTCGGTCTGACGGTCGTGCTCATCACGCACCAGATGGAAGTCATCAAGCAGGTCTGCGACCGTGTGGCAGTGCTCGACGCTGGCCGCGTGGTCGAGCAGGGCGCCGTGATCGACGTGTTCCTGCGTCCGCGCCACGAAGTCACCCGCGCGCTGATCGGCGACGTGATTGCGCAGGAACTCCCTGAGGGCGTGCGCCAGCGTGTGGCGTCGCGCATCGGCAATGGCCACGACCATCTGTATCGTCTCGCGTTTTCCGGGGCGGGCGTGGACCAGCCGCTGCTCTCCGAGGCCATTCGCCGCTACGAACTCGATTTCAACATCCTGCATGGCCAGATCGACGAGATCCAGGGGCAGGCGTTCGGATCGCTCGCCGTGATGGCGGGCGGCACCCCGGCCCGCGTGGCCGAAGCCATGGCGTTCCTCGCCAGTCAAGGCGTTGTCGTTGAGGAGCTGAGCCATGTGGAGTGA
- a CDS encoding GGDEF domain-containing protein, giving the protein MNPLPPAAVAGIRPQDRFGAPATARDAQPASALSTSPPAASPYVEPDEASLLADLCEGIGLTCVFQPIVDFRTSEIAGYEGLVRGPAGTSIHSPMALFAAARRHGVSGPLELACRRTVLRGFVEQDLPERLFLNIGPVTRAHPGGGVSESLGLDETFAMLQSFRLAPERVVLELTEQAPTLDLASTRASLAAYRALGFEVALDDMGEGYASLRLWSELRPDYVKIDRHFVDGIDTDTVKLQFVRSMRQIAETSGTRVIAEGIEHAEELQVVRDLGIFLGQGYFIARPEAQPQRAITANVQEVVNERRAYVHQQPSQLGAGNVTLERIASYVAPVSPDTRSEDVVARFESDPALEVLPVVERERAVGLIGRASLIGRFARPFTRELYGRKPCSAVMEPRPLTFDKAARVEDLSRMIAEGASRQIAAGFIVTDQGRYFGVAQGHALMRHITDMQLDAARYANPLTLLPGNVPIDDYMDRMIGERQSFHACYVDLDNFKPFNDVFGYRRGDDLIQLVARVLMAVRNPERDFLGHIGGDDFLILFRSPDWEARCREALTRFGEAVTEYFHPDQIAAGGFEAEDRRGMVIFHPITSLSIGVVAVTPESFPSHVEVSAAAADAKKMAKRALGNSLFIERRRAHR; this is encoded by the coding sequence TTGAACCCTCTCCCGCCTGCCGCAGTTGCCGGGATACGTCCGCAGGATCGCTTTGGCGCTCCCGCGACAGCGCGCGATGCGCAGCCAGCTTCCGCTCTCTCTACTTCGCCCCCCGCTGCCAGCCCGTACGTCGAACCCGACGAAGCGTCGCTGCTCGCCGATCTTTGTGAAGGCATCGGCCTGACCTGTGTGTTCCAGCCCATCGTCGATTTCCGCACTTCTGAGATCGCGGGCTACGAAGGCCTTGTGCGCGGGCCTGCCGGGACATCGATTCATTCGCCGATGGCGTTGTTCGCGGCGGCGCGGCGTCACGGCGTGAGCGGACCGCTCGAACTCGCCTGTCGTCGCACGGTGCTGCGCGGCTTCGTCGAGCAGGACTTGCCTGAACGTCTGTTCCTGAACATCGGTCCGGTCACGCGCGCGCACCCCGGCGGTGGCGTGAGCGAATCGCTCGGTCTGGACGAGACGTTCGCCATGCTTCAGTCGTTCCGACTCGCGCCTGAGCGCGTCGTGCTGGAGCTTACCGAACAAGCGCCCACGCTGGACCTGGCGAGCACACGCGCATCGCTTGCCGCCTACCGTGCGCTGGGCTTCGAAGTGGCGCTCGACGACATGGGCGAGGGCTATGCGAGTCTGCGCCTTTGGTCGGAACTGCGGCCCGATTACGTCAAGATCGACCGGCATTTCGTCGACGGTATCGACACCGACACCGTCAAACTTCAATTCGTGCGCTCGATGCGTCAAATTGCGGAGACGAGCGGCACGCGCGTCATTGCCGAGGGCATCGAGCATGCCGAGGAGCTTCAGGTCGTGCGCGATCTGGGCATCTTTCTTGGGCAGGGGTATTTCATTGCGCGACCCGAAGCGCAGCCGCAGCGGGCCATCACGGCGAACGTGCAGGAAGTGGTGAACGAGCGCCGTGCTTATGTCCACCAGCAACCGAGTCAGTTGGGAGCGGGAAACGTGACGCTCGAGCGCATTGCCTCCTACGTCGCGCCCGTCTCGCCGGACACGCGCAGCGAGGATGTGGTGGCGCGCTTCGAGAGCGATCCCGCGCTGGAAGTGCTACCGGTGGTGGAGCGCGAGCGCGCCGTCGGGCTGATTGGACGGGCGTCGCTGATCGGGCGCTTCGCACGACCGTTCACGCGTGAGTTGTACGGACGCAAGCCATGCTCGGCCGTGATGGAGCCGCGACCGCTCACGTTCGACAAGGCGGCACGCGTCGAGGATCTGAGCCGGATGATTGCCGAAGGGGCGAGCCGTCAGATCGCGGCCGGTTTCATCGTCACGGATCAGGGGCGTTACTTCGGTGTGGCGCAGGGACACGCGCTGATGCGTCACATCACCGATATGCAACTGGATGCGGCGCGCTATGCCAACCCGCTGACGCTACTGCCGGGCAACGTGCCCATCGACGACTACATGGATCGCATGATCGGGGAGCGTCAGTCGTTCCACGCCTGTTACGTCGATCTGGACAACTTTAAGCCGTTTAACGACGTGTTTGGCTATCGCCGTGGCGACGACCTGATTCAACTGGTCGCGCGCGTGCTGATGGCGGTACGCAATCCCGAGCGCGATTTCCTCGGACACATCGGCGGCGACGACTTCCTGATTCTATTCCGTAGCCCCGATTGGGAGGCACGGTGCCGCGAAGCGCTCACGCGTTTCGGGGAAGCGGTGACGGAGTACTTCCACCCGGATCAGATCGCTGCTGGCGGGTTCGAGGCCGAGGATCGTCGCGGCATGGTCATCTTCCATCCGATCACGAGTCTGTCGATTGGTGTGGTCGCGGTGACGCCGGAGAGCTTTCCGTCACACGTGGAAGTCTCGGCGGCGGCTGCCGATGCCAAGAAGATGGCCAAGCGCGCGCTCGGTAACAGTCTGTTCATCGAGCGGCGTCGGGCGCATCGGTGA
- a CDS encoding methionine ABC transporter permease has product MWSEMFDLFVSSFWETLIMVGISGLIGAVVGVPLGVLLYLTDRNGVLQNLPTNRIVGILVNAVRSTPFIILLVAVIPFTRLIVGSSIGTMAAVVPLTIAAAPFVARLVETALREVDRGLIEAAQSMGATTGQIVMKVLLPEALPGIVAGLTITFVSLVGYSAMAGAIGGGGLGDLGIRYGYQRFLPEVMITVVLILIVFVQLVQTFGDWLVRRLSHK; this is encoded by the coding sequence ATGTGGAGTGAAATGTTCGATCTGTTCGTCTCGTCGTTCTGGGAGACGCTGATCATGGTTGGCATCTCCGGCCTGATCGGCGCAGTCGTCGGTGTGCCGCTGGGCGTACTGCTGTACCTGACGGACCGCAACGGCGTCTTGCAGAACCTGCCGACCAACCGGATCGTCGGCATTCTCGTCAACGCTGTGCGCTCGACGCCGTTCATCATTCTGCTCGTCGCGGTGATTCCGTTCACGCGACTGATCGTCGGGTCGTCCATCGGCACGATGGCCGCCGTGGTCCCGCTTACCATCGCTGCTGCACCGTTCGTAGCGCGTCTGGTGGAGACCGCGTTGCGTGAAGTGGACCGTGGCCTGATCGAGGCCGCCCAGTCGATGGGCGCGACGACCGGTCAGATCGTCATGAAGGTGCTGCTGCCCGAGGCGTTGCCCGGCATCGTCGCCGGTCTGACGATCACGTTCGTGAGCCTGGTCGGTTACTCGGCCATGGCCGGTGCGATTGGCGGCGGCGGGCTGGGCGACCTCGGCATCCGCTACGGCTATCAGCGCTTCCTGCCGGAAGTCATGATCACCGTGGTGCTGATTCTGATCGTTTTCGTGCAACTGGTGCAGACGTTCGGCGATTGGCTGGTGCGGCGTCTGAGCCACAAGTAA
- a CDS encoding APC family permease, protein MDNNQSLMRNIGPFALMLTGLGSIIGSGWLFGAWKAAKIAGPAALFAWLIGAVVILAIALTYAELGAMFPESGGMVRYSRYSHGSLVGFIAAWANWIAIVSVIPIEAEASIQYMSTWPYDWAHALFVDGTLTTSGLVLSALLVIVYFMLNYWGVKLFARANTAITLFKFAIPALTIAGLMIAGFHPGNFNIAEHGGFAPNGMSAVLTAVATSGIVFAFNGFQSPVNLAGEARDPGRSIPFAVVGSILLATVIYLLLQVAYIGALSPEQLAGGWHMVSFSSPFAELAIALGLNWLAIVLYFDAFLSPSGTGTTYMATTSRMIYAMERNRTLPAIFGRVHPLYGVPRQAMWFNLAISFIFMFFFRGWDSLAAVISVATVISYLTGPISVMSLRRSAPEMHRPLRLPGLSLIAPFAFVCASLILYWARWPLTGQIIVLVVVALPVYFYYQAKDNWQGFGRDLKASWWLIGYLPCMALCSYIGSKEFGGLGVLPYGWDMVIVAVLSLAFYHWGVKAGWRTPYLSEERENDAASMEGMPALSH, encoded by the coding sequence ATGGATAACAATCAATCCCTCATGCGCAACATCGGGCCGTTCGCCCTGATGTTGACCGGTCTCGGCTCGATCATCGGCTCCGGCTGGCTGTTCGGCGCCTGGAAAGCCGCCAAGATCGCCGGACCGGCGGCCCTTTTCGCCTGGCTTATCGGCGCTGTCGTGATTCTCGCCATTGCCCTGACGTACGCCGAACTCGGCGCGATGTTCCCCGAATCGGGCGGCATGGTGCGCTACTCCCGTTACTCGCATGGCAGTCTCGTCGGCTTCATCGCCGCCTGGGCCAACTGGATCGCCATCGTGTCGGTCATTCCGATCGAAGCCGAAGCGTCGATCCAGTACATGAGCACGTGGCCGTACGACTGGGCGCACGCCTTGTTCGTGGACGGCACGCTCACAACGAGCGGGTTAGTGCTGTCCGCCTTGCTCGTGATCGTCTACTTCATGCTGAACTACTGGGGCGTGAAGCTGTTCGCACGCGCCAACACGGCGATCACGCTCTTCAAGTTCGCGATTCCCGCGCTGACCATCGCCGGTCTGATGATTGCCGGTTTCCATCCCGGCAACTTCAACATCGCCGAGCATGGCGGCTTCGCGCCGAACGGCATGTCGGCGGTGCTGACCGCCGTCGCCACCTCCGGCATCGTGTTCGCCTTCAATGGCTTCCAAAGCCCCGTGAATCTCGCGGGTGAAGCGCGTGATCCGGGCCGCAGCATTCCGTTTGCAGTCGTCGGCTCGATCCTGCTTGCGACCGTCATCTACCTGTTGCTGCAAGTCGCGTACATCGGCGCGCTCTCGCCTGAGCAGCTCGCGGGCGGCTGGCACATGGTGAGCTTCAGTTCGCCGTTCGCCGAACTGGCGATTGCGCTGGGCCTGAACTGGCTGGCGATCGTGCTGTACTTCGACGCGTTCCTGAGCCCGAGCGGCACGGGCACGACGTACATGGCCACCACGAGCCGCATGATTTACGCGATGGAGCGCAACCGCACGTTGCCCGCCATCTTCGGTCGTGTGCACCCGCTGTACGGTGTGCCGCGTCAGGCGATGTGGTTCAACCTCGCGATCTCGTTCATCTTCATGTTCTTCTTCCGCGGCTGGGATTCGCTGGCCGCCGTGATCTCGGTGGCGACCGTGATTTCGTACCTCACCGGCCCGATCAGCGTGATGTCGCTGCGTCGTTCGGCGCCGGAGATGCACCGGCCGCTGCGCCTGCCGGGTCTATCGCTGATCGCGCCGTTTGCTTTCGTTTGCGCCTCGCTGATCCTGTACTGGGCCCGTTGGCCGCTGACCGGCCAGATAATCGTGCTGGTGGTCGTGGCGCTGCCGGTGTACTTCTACTACCAGGCAAAGGACAACTGGCAAGGGTTCGGTCGCGACCTCAAGGCCTCGTGGTGGCTGATCGGTTACCTGCCGTGCATGGCGCTTTGCTCGTACATCGGCAGCAAGGAGTTCGGCGGGCTCGGCGTGCTGCCTTATGGCTGGGACATGGTCATCGTAGCGGTGCTGTCGCTCGCGTTCTATCACTGGGGCGTGAAGGCTGGCTGGCGCACCCCGTACCTGTCGGAAGAGCGTGAAAACGACGCCGCGAGCATGGAAGGTATGCCAGCGCTGTCGCACTGA
- a CDS encoding NAD-dependent succinate-semialdehyde dehydrogenase: protein MSSSRNSHAAHASARSHPALARLKDPDLLKTSAYIDGDWTQADSHATFAVNDPATDAEIAQVADLGAKETERALVAAETALPEWRGKTGKERARIMRHWFDLIMAAQDDLGAIMTAEQGKPLAEAKGEVAYGASFIEWFAEEAKRIDGDVLASPEGGKRLLVLKQPIGVCASITPWNFPIAMITRKIAPAIAAGCTIVVKPARLTPLSALALAELADRAGLPKGVFNVVTSKNSSDVGNVLTSSPRVRHLSFTGSTPVGAKLMEQCASTIKKVALELGGLAPFLVFDDADVDAAVEGCIASKFRNAGQTCVCANRIYAQDGIYDAFVEKLTAAVSRLRVGNGFEPGVAIGPLIEDAAITKVERHVEDAVAKGGRVTVGGKVLHGRFFEPTVVADASADMLVAQEETFGPVAPVFRFKDEADGIRLANASDFGLASYFFARDVGRVWRVAEGIEAGMVGINTGLISNEVAPFGGVKQSGLGREGSKYGIDEYLEMKYLCLAGM from the coding sequence GTGTCCTCGTCCCGCAATTCGCATGCCGCCCACGCATCAGCCAGGTCGCATCCCGCGCTGGCCCGCCTCAAAGATCCCGACCTGCTCAAGACCAGCGCCTATATCGACGGCGACTGGACGCAAGCCGACTCCCACGCCACCTTCGCAGTCAACGATCCGGCCACCGATGCCGAAATTGCGCAAGTCGCCGATCTCGGCGCGAAGGAAACCGAGCGCGCGCTCGTCGCCGCCGAGACCGCGCTGCCCGAGTGGCGCGGCAAGACGGGCAAGGAACGCGCCCGCATCATGCGTCACTGGTTCGATCTGATCATGGCGGCGCAGGACGACCTCGGCGCCATCATGACGGCCGAACAAGGCAAGCCGCTGGCCGAAGCCAAGGGTGAGGTGGCGTATGGCGCGTCGTTCATCGAGTGGTTCGCCGAGGAAGCCAAACGTATCGACGGCGACGTGCTCGCCTCGCCCGAAGGCGGCAAGCGCCTGCTGGTGCTCAAACAACCCATCGGCGTCTGTGCGTCGATCACGCCGTGGAACTTCCCCATCGCGATGATCACGCGCAAGATCGCGCCAGCCATCGCCGCGGGCTGCACCATCGTGGTCAAACCGGCCCGTCTCACTCCGCTATCTGCGTTGGCTCTGGCCGAACTGGCCGACCGCGCCGGTCTGCCCAAGGGCGTGTTCAATGTCGTGACGTCGAAAAACTCGTCGGACGTGGGCAACGTGCTGACGTCCAGCCCGCGCGTGCGCCATCTCTCCTTCACTGGCTCGACGCCGGTCGGTGCGAAGTTGATGGAGCAATGCGCGTCCACCATCAAGAAGGTGGCGCTCGAACTCGGCGGCCTCGCGCCGTTTCTTGTGTTCGACGACGCCGACGTCGACGCCGCCGTCGAAGGCTGCATCGCATCCAAATTCCGCAATGCAGGGCAAACGTGCGTCTGCGCCAACCGCATCTACGCGCAAGACGGAATTTACGACGCCTTCGTCGAAAAGCTCACTGCTGCGGTGAGCCGCCTGCGCGTGGGCAATGGCTTTGAGCCAGGCGTGGCGATCGGCCCGCTCATCGAGGATGCCGCCATCACCAAGGTCGAGCGTCACGTCGAGGACGCTGTGGCCAAGGGCGGACGCGTCACCGTCGGCGGCAAGGTGCTGCACGGCCGCTTCTTCGAGCCGACCGTCGTGGCCGACGCCAGCGCCGATATGCTCGTAGCCCAGGAGGAGACGTTCGGCCCGGTCGCGCCCGTCTTCCGCTTCAAGGACGAAGCCGACGGCATCCGGCTGGCGAACGCGTCCGACTTCGGACTGGCGTCGTATTTCTTCGCTCGCGACGTAGGCCGCGTATGGCGCGTAGCCGAAGGCATCGAGGCCGGTATGGTCGGTATCAACACCGGCCTCATCTCGAACGAAGTCGCACCATTCGGTGGGGTCAAGCAATCTGGACTGGGCCGCGAAGGGTCGAAATACGGCATCGACGAGTACCTTGAGATGAAGTATCTCTGTCTCGCCGGGATGTGA
- a CDS encoding response regulator: protein MSLTIKILIADDHAIVRTGFKQFIADESDMEVLGEAASGDEVIRAVRETEFDVVLLDIAMPDKNGIDTLRVIKQLRPEQGVLFLSTYPEAQYAVNLLRAGADGYLMKDAAPEEIIRAIRTVARGHRYVSEVTADLLAQKLDKPVDEPMHEQLSEREFQVFCKLAQGRTPTEIADELHLSVKTVSTYRARVLEKMHLKTNADLTLYALKNGLIS, encoded by the coding sequence ATGTCACTGACAATAAAAATCCTCATTGCCGACGACCACGCCATCGTTCGTACCGGCTTCAAGCAATTCATTGCCGACGAGTCGGACATGGAGGTGCTGGGCGAGGCGGCGAGCGGCGACGAGGTGATTCGTGCCGTGCGCGAAACCGAATTCGATGTCGTGCTGCTGGATATCGCCATGCCTGACAAGAACGGCATCGACACTCTGCGCGTGATCAAGCAGTTGCGACCCGAGCAGGGGGTGCTGTTCCTGTCCACGTATCCCGAAGCGCAATACGCGGTCAATCTGCTGCGCGCCGGTGCCGACGGTTATCTGATGAAGGACGCCGCACCCGAAGAGATCATTCGGGCGATCCGTACGGTGGCGCGGGGGCATCGCTACGTGAGCGAGGTGACGGCGGATTTGCTGGCGCAGAAGCTCGACAAGCCGGTCGATGAGCCCATGCACGAACAACTCTCGGAGCGTGAATTTCAGGTCTTCTGCAAGCTGGCGCAGGGCCGCACGCCGACCGAGATCGCCGACGAGCTGCATCTGTCGGTGAAGACCGTCAGCACCTATCGCGCGCGTGTGCTGGAAAAGATGCATTTGAAAACCAATGCCGACCTGACGCTTTACGCGCTCAAGAACGGCCTGATCAGTTGA
- a CDS encoding ferritin-like domain-containing protein, with protein MTGNGHSQHAGEDFEIDVRALRERAREHLDEGAVTEDYRADRDAVVHMLNDALATELVCVLRYKRHHFMATGIHAEPVAAEFAEHAAQEQDHADRIAARIVQLGGEPDFSPDSLSSRSHAEYVTCKTLRDMIRENLVAERIAIESYREMIHYLGDRDTTTRRLLEEILAVEEEHADDMRDLLDRE; from the coding sequence ATGACCGGTAATGGTCATAGCCAGCACGCGGGAGAGGATTTCGAGATCGACGTTCGCGCCCTGCGCGAGCGTGCCCGAGAGCACCTCGACGAAGGTGCCGTCACGGAAGACTACCGGGCCGATCGCGACGCGGTCGTGCACATGCTCAACGATGCGCTCGCCACCGAATTGGTCTGCGTGCTGCGTTACAAGCGCCACCATTTCATGGCCACGGGGATTCATGCCGAGCCGGTGGCCGCCGAATTCGCCGAACACGCTGCGCAGGAGCAGGATCATGCGGATCGCATCGCGGCGCGTATCGTGCAACTGGGCGGCGAGCCGGATTTCTCGCCGGACAGCCTTTCCTCACGCAGCCACGCCGAGTACGTTACATGTAAGACCCTGCGCGACATGATTCGCGAAAACCTCGTCGCCGAGCGTATTGCGATTGAGAGTTACCGCGAGATGATTCATTATTTGGGCGACCGGGATACCACAACCCGTCGCTTGCTCGAAGAAATCCTCGCCGTCGAGGAAGAGCATGCCGACGATATGCGGGATCTGCTCGACCGGGAGTGA
- a CDS encoding DUF1328 domain-containing protein — MLHYAVVFFVIALIAAVFGFTGIAAGAAEIAKILFFIFLVIFLVTLLFGVVRR, encoded by the coding sequence ATGCTTCACTATGCCGTTGTTTTCTTCGTGATCGCGTTGATCGCCGCGGTTTTCGGTTTCACGGGAATCGCCGCCGGTGCGGCTGAAATCGCGAAGATTCTGTTCTTCATCTTCCTGGTGATCTTTCTGGTCACGCTGCTCTTCGGGGTGGTCCGACGATAG
- a CDS encoding response regulator, producing MSTGNSATLTGTRAPLKVLLIEDSAVIRESLSEALGSSGMLEVTGVAETADDAVRTLENDSFDAVIVDIQLRRGSGMDVLSYLHSRGMLEKLMAIVLTNYALATYRKRCQQLGVRHFFDKSLEFDEVIRVLDDFANERQA from the coding sequence ATGTCAACTGGGAACTCAGCCACGCTTACAGGGACGCGTGCGCCCCTCAAGGTGCTGCTGATCGAAGATTCGGCGGTGATTCGCGAGAGCCTGTCCGAAGCGCTCGGCTCGAGTGGCATGCTGGAAGTGACAGGCGTGGCGGAGACGGCCGACGACGCGGTCCGTACCCTTGAAAACGATTCCTTCGACGCGGTCATCGTCGATATCCAGTTGCGGCGCGGCTCTGGCATGGACGTGCTGTCGTACCTGCACAGCAGAGGCATGCTGGAAAAGCTGATGGCGATCGTGCTGACCAACTATGCGCTCGCGACCTACCGCAAGCGCTGCCAGCAACTGGGCGTGCGACACTTTTTCGACAAGTCGCTGGAGTTCGACGAAGTCATCAGAGTGCTCGACGATTTTGCCAACGAGCGGCAGGCCTGA
- a CDS encoding MetQ/NlpA family ABC transporter substrate-binding protein yields the protein MQRRTIFKLLAGVGAATVFATQFSAPAVAADAINLKVGVTGGPHAQIFDEVKKVAAKDGLNLKVIEFSDYVQPNAALSSGDLDVNSYQHQPYLDAQVKDRGYKLESIAKTVIFPMGIYSKKIKSLADLKTGDKVSLPNDPTNGGRALLLLQKQGLIKLRADAGLKATPIDVAENPKKLKFVELDAAQLPRSLDDVAVAVINTNFAMEAGLNPKKDSIAIEDANGPYANVLVIRSADKNKPWVAKLIKAYHSPEVKAFIEQKFGGSVVTAW from the coding sequence ATGCAACGTCGTACGATTTTCAAGCTGCTGGCCGGTGTTGGCGCCGCCACGGTTTTCGCCACGCAATTCTCGGCTCCTGCGGTAGCCGCTGACGCCATCAACCTGAAGGTCGGCGTGACGGGCGGTCCGCACGCGCAGATCTTCGACGAAGTGAAGAAGGTCGCAGCCAAGGACGGCCTGAACCTCAAGGTCATCGAGTTCAGCGATTACGTGCAGCCGAACGCCGCCTTGTCGTCGGGCGATCTCGACGTGAACAGCTACCAGCATCAGCCGTACCTCGACGCGCAGGTGAAGGACCGTGGCTACAAGCTCGAATCGATCGCCAAGACGGTGATCTTCCCGATGGGTATCTACTCGAAGAAGATCAAGTCGCTGGCCGATCTGAAGACGGGCGACAAGGTTTCGCTGCCGAACGATCCGACCAATGGCGGCCGTGCGCTGCTGTTGCTGCAAAAGCAGGGCCTGATCAAGCTGCGCGCCGACGCCGGACTGAAGGCAACGCCCATCGACGTGGCTGAGAACCCGAAGAAGCTGAAGTTCGTGGAACTGGACGCCGCGCAACTGCCGCGCTCGCTCGACGACGTGGCCGTGGCCGTCATCAACACCAACTTCGCGATGGAAGCCGGTCTGAACCCGAAGAAGGATTCGATCGCCATCGAAGACGCGAACGGTCCGTACGCCAACGTGCTGGTCATCCGTTCGGCCGATAAGAACAAGCCGTGGGTCGCCAAGCTGATCAAGGCCTACCACTCGCCGGAAGTGAAGGCATTCATCGAGCAGAAGTTCGGCGGCTCGGTCGTAACGGCCTGGTAA